AGTCTTCAACATCTTCTCCATCCAACCCTCTTGAGCCTTCATCACCTTCATCATTTGGGAATTCACAAACCCCTCCACCTGTGTCTTCCAGGTCTTCTTCATACGCCTTGAACACCTAATTTGGTTCTCATTTTTAGAGTGATCATTAGCTGAATTTGAAAGATCATCTCCATTGTTCTCCGAGCTGGAGGTTTCTAAGTCAGTTGAATTGTTGGAGAAACTAAGGCTCTCCGCACCAAGCTTAACTTCTTGATTTTCTTGGTTAATAGTAGCAGTGGTGTGATTATAAAGAAGAGTAGGGTTTAATGTACCAGTTAGATGGGTTTGATCCGAAGCTGAGGACAAGGGATTGGTAGTACTTTGGTCACCATATATTGCTTCAAGCTGACGAAAGAACCTATAGTGCTTCCCATCTTGTCTCCCAGCTTTGCCTTCTTTGGTTTTCTTGTAGTACTTGTATAGATTCTCAAACTTTTCTTTGCATTTCTTCCCACTCCTGTGATATCCATGATCCTCACTCATTATCCTACATAAACAAATGTATACAAGATATAATCATCATGTAGATACTATTAATTAAAGCAATAAGATGCCCACTAGCATTCCTTTAAATGACACTATTAGTTACTGATATTATTATACTGTGTTAACATTTCCAATTTAAGCATTTCGATCAAATCAAGCGCTTTTGGATTAAATTAATCAAAACCTTCCTCCTTTACAATGATGAATACCGTTCTCCtttcagaaaaagaagaaggaaaaaaaaaatgatataccgtttatgaatttattatggCCTTTTTACAGATAAGGAATTCAGTAATGGACTGCCCTAATTGAGAAAGAATGGTCCTTCAAATTAAGCAAAAAACAAGAAAGTCTTGGACCAGTCACTATTAGTTTAGCATACCAAAACCACATAAGATAAGAAAAAGAATACCTGGGTCTCCCAGTTAACAAATGATTTGTCACTTTCAAGCACTAAACTCATAAGATGAAGAAACAAACACTAATAACTCATCCAAAAAGCCTGCCATTTCTATCTAAGAAAgcaggaaaaaataataataaataaaaccctAAGCGACATATATtataacaaagaagaagaaactaaacACAAACAAATTAAACCCACagagaaaaattagaaagagTATTATACCTGGAAACTTCATCCCACAATGGACCTTTCTGATTAGTCTCCTTGAACTTGGAATCGAGACTGGATCTAATCTCAAGAAGAGTAAGAGTTTCTTGTCTTGGCCATCTGCTGTTATTGCCTGATCCATCATTCCCATTAATATTCCACGCATGCTGATTCATTAACTCTAACCCATACAGCGAACCAACAGATGAAGCAGCAGTAGAACCATTCAGATTACCAGCAACACTACTATTACTAATAATTGTACTAAAATTAGGAGGAGCACCAgcagcagaagcagaagaaccaAACTCAAAAAATTCATGAGCATTAACCTCATGACCTACAACGATACTGTTGGGGTGAAAATTATTGTAAGGTCGTACTGAAAACGGGTCTGGGAATTGTACGAGCTGCTGTGTTCTTGAGGCCATCAGCTGCCGGAGGTCTGGATAATCATCCATTATCTCTGTGCAGTAGAACTCGATCTAATAGAGatatgagagaaagagagagctgaGAGACAGAgtgactctgtgtgtgtgtgtgttttaaaagggaggtAGCTTTAATAAGCAGGAGTAGTACTTTACTTGAGTGTTAGAAAAAAAGAGGCCAAGAGATTTCAATTGTCTGCAGAATGTGAGAGCTTTTGCCATTGGAGACAGGATCCGAGTCTACCGCAACTTTCGTCAGTCTtgcatcactctctctctctctcactctcactgtCTGTCTGTGCATGTGAGAGAGGGAAAAAGATGGTATACGTAGTAATTACTGACAGCTATGTGGGAAAAAAGGGCAATATTACGCATTTACAATTCGTAAACAGTAGCATCCGTGTGGTTTACCTTTTTGACTAATCGATGATCGGTGATTCCATCCCAACCATGCATATATCTGTGTCTATCTTATCTACCACCTCTTACCTCTTCAGTTTTGCTGGCGGCTAAATATGCCTCAGTCATTACACTAGAAGATGCGCAAGGCCGAAGGTGCAGCTTCCATACCTTGAACAAAAACGAATGCGAGTTTGTGTAAGAAATGTTAAACTAGTAGGGAATTTGTTTACCACATACTAGGGTACATATATGGCATTAATTCTACAGTAATATACTTATATACATCTACATATGATTCAACATCTTCTTCTATACTTATCTTCTGCTCACTCTTCAAACCATCTCTTTCATGTCAATCAATTGTTTTGAAGTGTGGGTAAGCTTCTGAATTCCCTTTCACACATAATATCCAGCAACAGAGATAATTACCATCAACTAACTATTCAGTACAATTCTTCCTACCTATGTATATACCAAATCTAATTTTCAATAGAAGAAATGTTATATCTACGTATACACTCAGTTTTATTTAGTTTATCTgttattatttatttagttttttcttcttattattaggtttctctttggactatttttgagattaaaaaattaataaaaataagagattttttatttaaattaaacaaatgtaaaaaaaaaaaaaagagttggcAAGTTGGTATTATTTTACTAAGAATTATCTATAAATAGATAGATAGATCAATCAATGTACTCAAAAAATGAAATAGTAAGACTAAGatcaatctttttttctttttctttttttgaaaggagAGTAAGATCAATCTTTACCTTGTGAATAATTGAAGCGTTTTTGAAAAACTCGAGCAAAAGTAGATTTTTGAATCTGGATAGGTGGATTCTTACGAGTATTGCACATTTGTCTTTGCCTAAAAAAGAATCGCTGGTCCTTCAATTCTCCCACAGCTGTGCATCACAGCTTATAATCATTTTCAGCCTTTGTACGGACAAGCTGTGATAAAATGGAGTCTAGCTCAGAAGAAAGGAGAGGCCTACTTCTTTTCAATGTCATTATGACTCCTAATTATATGAGGGTTGTAACGGTAATAGAAGATGTGCAAACACAAATCTACAAAATTTAGTTCTTTTTATTTGCTTTAATTATGGTCGTCAccaaacttcttttttttttttttttggcctaaAGAAAAATGCTTTATCCCTAGATAATTGGCTGCTGTCATAGGAGTAATGcccaaacaaaaacaagttagaGATGCGACTACAAGATAGTATTAAatccccaaaatctcaggacgCTAAATGGGGGTTTTGTAGTATACTTCTCTATGCAAACTTCATATCCATATCTTAGCTGATGCTGCGGCCAAGCTAAACTGAGGTTTTTATCCCAAGAGTGGATGAATAACCCCCCAGCCTCTTTTGTTGTCAACTCTTTGGCGTGATGATCAACCATGCCCCACAGACTAAGAAGCTTAATTTGCAGCTGCTTTTGTTTACTGTAGTTTTgttcctttccttttcttttttttttttgttgtactTTGGACTTTGTCCtcttttttaatgaaatattttcttgaccaaaaataaataaatcttagCTGTTCTTGTCACTTCATTTCAAGAAGGCCGCTAACGAATTAGCTAGGAAGCTCTCCCATTGCATTTAATTTTTGATCTTTCGAAAAGTTTTTATCCCTAGTTGTTTGTTGTAAGATTTTTTCCATTAAAGAGAaagacatctttttttttttgtttttttttgttttttgtttttgtgaaatgggagcCAACGGCCCGAACTACACTTATATTAAATTAGATTGAGATTTACTACctcaaaattttaatttattttaagaaGACTGCAACTAATATATTAATAATTTAGATTATAGAAAATATGTAGTTTGCTATTTAGATTACACCTAatgtcacttttttttttttttttttaggacatAACAATATGAGAGATTACGTATATTTAGTATATAATCCTAGCCGCTAGacgcgagagagagagggaaaaaacCCTAGTTAGAAAACTTCACAGTTTTGACGGCATGGAGGAGGTGGATGAGATGGCCGTCCGACTGGCTGCCTCTCTTGGACTGGCAGATGTGCGTAGGCCGGTGGATCTGCGGCCGGCTCGTGGCGAAGGTTTGCGGCGTTCGCAGACGTATCTGGTGGGGAAGCTGCTGACGGCTAGGGCTTTTAACAAAAGATCGTTCATGGGCATGTTCCGTCGTGCATGGAGATTGAATGGACGGTACACTGCTCAGGAACATGGAGACCGATTTCTGTTCACCTTGACGGATCCAACTGACCGCAACCGGATTCTTCGCGGTGGTCCTTGGGGTTTTGACAGAGCTCCGGTTGTCCTGGCACCTTATGATGGAGTGGGAGCGATTAAGGATGTCCCGCTCTCCACCATAGCCTTCTGGATCAAGGTACGTGGGCTGCCACCGGACTTTCATACCGATCGGTGCTTGAGGAGAATTGGCAGTGCTTTGGGGCGGTTTCTGCAGAAAGATATAACAGAGTTTGGAGAGGGAAGGATTCGGATCCGGGTTGAGATGGATCTTCTGCAGCCTGTGATTTTCCGTTGTTGCTTCACGGTGGATGATGGGGTTGATGTAGATCTCGATTTCTTCTTCGAAAATCTCTATGGAAGATGTCAAGATTGTGGTTTGCTTACTCATGTGGGTTTACCATGTGCTGGGCCGCCCTTGCCGGCGGAGGTCAGGAGTGAACAGTCGCGGGTACGGTGAAATCTTGACGGGGTGTTGAGCCGTATGGATGTGTCTCCTCATGTGGGATCAATGGTGTTCGGAGCACAGCTGAGTCCACAGGTTGGACTCGAGAGGTTTCTGCCAATAGCTAAACCAAAAGGGAGGAAGGAAATCAAGCGCAAGATTGTTACCGATGGTGGTGCGGGCAGTTCTGGAGTCAAAAAGGCACCTGTGCCTGAGCTGGTGGAGACTGGTAGTGACCCAGCTTCGGGTGGTCCACGGCAGGAGCCGATTGGCAGTGGTAGTTCTGTGGAGAAGGAGATGCTGGAGGCCGCTCCGAGTTGTGGTATGCGTCGGAAACGTGTGGATGAAGAGGATAGCTCTCCCAAAAAGCTCCGCCTAAGTCTAGCAGTAGGTCGGACCAATTTGGATGTTATGACAATGGGATTGTGTCCTGTGAAACCTATGCAGGAAGTATACAAAAAAAGGCGGGGAAGGCCAAAGGGGGCAAAGAATAAGGCAAGGGAGCTTAAGGTCGTGCATGCTTCCCCTATGAAAAAGTCACCGGCAAAAAAGGTCAAGACTCCTAGGAAAGAGGAGAAATTGGTGAATGGTTTACCGGAATTCACCGTGGTGGAAGCAGTTCATGGTTCCGACCCATCAAAGGGTAAGGAGCCAATAGTTGTTTGATAGGTTGATCCTAGTTTCTATTGTCTATACTAGTAGAGATACCTCTATGAGTCTTGTGGAAGTACTTAGTTGTtagcgtaccacaattgcgtgctcggcGTGTGTGACTAGGTAGAATAGATTGCCTGCAAGGCGAGGTGTTGGTATTTGGTATAGGCTACTCAGAGCATAAGTGTCTTATTGGAGTAGTCTTTGTACTATTTCTTAATCTATGAACGGAGCATACTATTGGTATGTCtcaatttgatcaaaaaaaaaaaaaatatgagagATTACGTAAATAATTTTAGCTACTCTCTAAGGTAATCAATACCGGAAAAATAGGCCGTGAAATCTACAATTACAAAAGACCTTGAACTGagataaaaagataaaaagagtCCCATTTGGATTTTGAAACATCACTATGGAGTTTTTCTATTAGGACCTCCATATTTACTCATTTGACATCTCATCTCTTTACACCTTCTATTtgctttttaaaaagtaaaatttactAAGTAAACCTCTTTCAAATACCTAACTTAACTTTActcataaaagaaaatttttgggAGTATTAAAGATGAGTTAGTGCtcccataattatttatttactacaaaataaacttgatattgttcaaaaaaaaaaagagataattATCGAAAAAAGATAGTGTAACTAATTAACATAAATTTATCGCGGGTTTTTTCAGCCTACTATTTCAtgcttaattatggattttcaaAGCTTAGTTTTTATGGTTTATGGTTGTATGCTAGAATTTAGATAGGTTACAATATTAAATTTGTTCACGCTCTgctcttttattatttatttttgtcttatATGCCGCTTCACAAACTTATTTGGTTAGTTTACTTGAGCGCTCTTTATCCCCAGTTTCATGATCCTCAAGAGAAAGACCTTtgtatcatagttttatttttatataattcgccaagtaattttgaatgcattttctctcgattttttcttttttaaaagcttcataaacaaagaaaatgagaaatatgaattgagaactaaaatggaaatgaataattaaagtATTGTAAATGTGTTTCCATTATTATAAATCTTTACATAGAAAAcaaatatttttcttattagtttgtTGTCTTTAACAGTCTTTTTGTATTAGAATACATATGTCATTGAATAATTAAAAATTGAAGGAGGTCgaataattaaaaattaaaagaggAGTAGTGAATAGATTAAAAGGTCCCAAAAGAAATTCTTGTCACTATGACGCTCCACGTTCAGTctagaaaattgaaaaattgtgGATGCCGAATGCCCGTATACTTGGTATTACAAGTGCCAGTCAAGCCCAATATTACAATGACAGTCGAAAGCCCTTCTGGCCCATTATATCCAACCAACGAAGTAGCGTTCAGAccaaaaaaggaagaagtggagtgaaccaacaaaaaaaaaaaaaaaagaccacaacactcttcttccttctttcgtTCTCACTAGAAACGgcgcccgcgctttgctgcgggatgtGAATCGAAACCATGAAATGTACTTGAGTTTAGCCAACTGTGTCTCTGAAAACTTTGCGTGTTATTAAGATCCAAAGGCAAATGTTAAAATACCAAATTGAATCCAATGGGAACAACTCAGATAAAATCATAACGGATATCAAAGTGGAAATGAGGCAATGAAAAAGATATCCCACTGTTTTATGCAAAGCGTTGTTGTCATGGTATCCCTATGAATTCATTGAAATTTCTCCGAGTCCAAGCACAGTGCTAATGTTTTTTTGTACTACCAAAAAGCTACTGGTACAACAGACTATAAGTTGGTAAATCTTATATACTCTTGATATCTTCTAAAGATGGTTCTCTTTCCAACCACGTCCGCGTTGCTTGCAGAACATCTTGAAGGAATTGAAAGCCCTATGAGTTAGTCATCTGGAGAGCTCctgagaagaaacaaaaaattcagCGTTCACCAAATTTAGGATTCAGGAATGCTAAGTTCTAATAATAATCAGAAACAAATTgagcaaaaaaagaaagaaaaaaaaaggttgcttTGTGTTAGTTGAGAGGTTACATTAAACTGCATGCAGGATGCATTCATAGCAAGCCACTGAGCATCGACCATGTCAAAAGCTATACGGAACAGTACATCAGAAGCAGGTTCATCTTCTGCATACATTTCATTAGTATTAGATGCAGGAGGTTGAATATCACATTATTAAACATAGTCGATCATCACCGCCTAATAATGTGAGGTGTAAATTTCTTTACCTCCTAATAAGTGCAAGAAATTTATCCCGGGAAGACACCTTGGTCTTGCTGCAGGGTAACATGATGTCAATAAAATTTTAACCTACAAAGTTGTTTGTGTTATTAACATAATTAAACTTGTTTACAAACCTGACCCAAGAGCCAACAATTGAATCAACATAAATGATATGTTTATGCCAGCAACAACAAATAGGTATTCCCAAGTTGCTCGACTCCCAACTTGCTTGAACAATAATCTCCGAAAGATGCCTTCACTTTGAATTTTATAAAATTAGTACCAACTTATTTTTTGTGCACTTCAGAAATAAGGAAGGTAAGAGCCACAAAACAGGATAGAGGCATACAGGGTGAGTCTCGTCAAAAGGTACTTGTAGTTCTTCTTGAAGCCTCAAAAGTCAATGCTCCTATTAAGTTAAAAACACATTTTGAATCCCCAATGTCTTCACCAAATTACAAATGCAAAGCTTAGCAACAAAGTATGTACAACTAAAGCTGAAAACAGAACCAAGCAAAGGAAATATACAGAAAGTTCAGAAACCAAAATCCTAGCAATGAGTGATGTTGTTGTTAGGTAAGAGCTTGCCGACCATGGATACACAAAATCTCCAACTTAAAACAACACTACACAATACCAAATTACCATGGATACACAAAATAAAAGCAAGAACACCATAGTAATAGTTTCTGAAAAAAAgaagcttttttcttttttgggtgaGAATTGAAGAGGCCAAACAAAACAGCAATGAAAGTAAACAACCTTAATCACTATCCATACTTAAAGCCTAAAGCTTAATTAGACTCAGCCCACTTCTTTTATACTGTTTCCTGCCTCTAATTTTCTACTTAACCCTAATCGACACTTAATCTCAACATCGAAAATAAAACACTCCTGTACAGAACTGAAACCTTAATATACACCAAGTCCAAAATtaaactaacaaaaaaaaaaagttccatTATATTATTACTAATTCTTCTCAGAGTTATTACTAATTCTTCTCAGAGGATAAAAAAATTCAACTTGATTGACTAACATACAGAACCCACTTTTGGGTTTTCTCTGTACAACCCAAAACTCAAAGACTCGAATGAATTTTGTATAGTTTCTCAGCTTTTccaaacaaatcaaacacaccATTGACGAAGAACGATATAAACAAAACTGAAGCTATATGTACAAATATACATGATTTAGAGGGAAGGGAACTGGACCTGGGAGGTGGATCTTCAACAATGGCGATGATCCCTTCCTATTGTACCAATCCCTTCCTATCTCTACACGGGCAAGACGATCGCAACCCTGGGCTGTAAGATCCTCAAATTGTTCCTGCAAAAtcgatataaaaaaaaatcccactcaatcagaaaccaaacaaagatgcgaacaaaatttcagaaattcagAAACCGACGCAATTGATTACGTGATTGCAGCAACAATTGATCTTTCCATCTCTTCGCACAAAGCAAATAAACACACGCTATTTTTCCAATAtcaatgagattttcagaagaagaaaaaaaaaagtgtgagtTACAAAGAAGCTAACCCAGATTTTTCAAGTGATATATTCCAAGAGTAAAAACTCCTTTGATTTTCATGATCAAATAATTAATGTTTTTATCTAGTTAGTGATTTCTTGCATCTAAACAGTAGGACACCAGATATCAAAGGGCAAAGTAGGCTATAGTTCAAGGgtcaattaatgaaattattttgGAAAGCATAAAAATTTTTCTAAGACCTAGAATCTCATTTTTATTCAATtggattttcagttttggatCTAATGGTTTATTTTATTAACATGTGATTTCAATATTTAGTGGTTTAAATTCTAAGAACACCAAATGCAGAAATTCATATATCTAGA
This portion of the Rosa chinensis cultivar Old Blush chromosome 1, RchiOBHm-V2, whole genome shotgun sequence genome encodes:
- the LOC112182557 gene encoding trihelix transcription factor PTL translates to MDDYPDLRQLMASRTQQLVQFPDPFSVRPYNNFHPNSIVVGHEVNAHEFFEFGSSASAAGAPPNFSTIISNSSVAGNLNGSTAASSVGSLYGLELMNQHAWNINGNDGSGNNSRWPRQETLTLLEIRSSLDSKFKETNQKGPLWDEVSRIMSEDHGYHRSGKKCKEKFENLYKYYKKTKEGKAGRQDGKHYRFFRQLEAIYGDQSTTNPLSSASDQTHLTGTLNPTLLYNHTTATINQENQEVKLGAESLSFSNNSTDLETSSSENNGDDLSNSANDHSKNENQIRCSRRMKKTWKTQVEGFVNSQMMKVMKAQEGWMEKMLKTIEGREEERLAKEEEWRKREAERFNQQVHEFWANERAWVETRDASIMEALSQIRGIGTNSYNTKAKDESMGLQLTDGGLLSSSSNYMNMNSTSFYIPTNEGENLWNRYGGKLSK
- the LOC112163723 gene encoding uncharacterized protein LOC112163723; the protein is MEEVDEMAVRLAASLGLADVRRPVDLRPARGEGLRRSQTYLVGKLLTARAFNKRSFMGMFRRAWRLNGRYTAQEHGDRFLFTLTDPTDRNRILRGGPWGFDRAPVVLAPYDGVGAIKDVPLSTIAFWIKVRGLPPDFHTDRCLRRIGSALGRFLQKDITEFGEGRIRIRVEMDLLQPVIFRCCFTVDDGVDVDLDFFFENLYGRCQDCGLLTHVGLPCAGPPLPAEVRSEQSRVR